One part of the Candida albicans SC5314 chromosome R, complete sequence genome encodes these proteins:
- a CDS encoding uncharacterized protein (Predicted vacuolar protein; rat catheter biofilm repressed; flow model biofilm repressed): MASPYGIPNKSTGNDNSETFDFGGRSYVSMSYKPSLLSSSLVNTGVEVHEQTANLASVLVTESLNEDENEDDLEQQQQQQHHREEESQDHQHSLSESSLLMPNSPRNNYFSQADALESEIGSPSVNSFGRRSHSGSNPSVNSLPQPSPSSLSLSYKDNIPEKQPSKLHSYLVKPIRYIPGVFLGTLLNILDGLSYGMIMFPISESIFASLAPAGLSMFYMSCIISQLIYSLGGSAFKAGIGSEMIEVTPFFHTMAGAIAKQITNESNGNNNINNDAIIATTITSYAVSSIVTGLVFFLLGKLKLGVLVGFFPRHILVGCIGGVGYFLIATGIEVSSRLEGGLSYNYETFKYLFYNHTTLLEWTIPLLLALILIILQHKYHNSLLVPLYFIAVFIIFHLSVAVVPSWNLNNARINGWIFPMVEDNEPWYSFYSLYKFNLVDWVCIVRQIPTMLALTFFGILHVPINVPALAVSVGMDQVDVDRELVAHGYSNAISGLVGSIQNYLVYTNSVLFIRAGADDRVAGVMLAIATAAVMMVGPVVIGYIPVCVVGALIYLLGYELLKEAIYDTWGRLRNIEYITIIIIVVTMGAVDFVAGIGVGILLACLSFVVEAGRTPVVQGIYSGSVARSTVMRHPKQQEFLKNVGEQICIVKLQGTLFFGSIGGVEKEIRNMFEHDKFKSNPIKYLIIDMKGVISLDFSAAEGFRRILNLANDFKTQFIISSVGEDDDIIQGLRDAGIFDNGANAPIELFSSLNYALEWCENSFLKTYSKLKKSDPVKTRSVPGSSTLTTTRQSFASPSSYGAKIFGKYGEFGTPRTNQVFQAASKTVYDEHKTESKFESQKNSLFQKQPLSLIMLSFQGLSDKDAEFWSNITPYFVKEKIPENYQFYDTKNDEPAFFIVESGLIRSIIKFESEGRELHSSILPLVAFGDLDDASEYRQIIYTTVNDTVVWKLTQAKLKEMLAKLGSKGEELYHELLEVEAKLIRGRFDTMTANLIIAG, encoded by the coding sequence ATGGCGTCACCATATGGAATACCAAATAAATCTACTGGTAATGACAATTCTGAgacttttgattttggagGTCGAAGTTATGTGAGTATGTCATATAAACCAAGtttattatcttcatctttagTCAATACTGGTGTTGAGGTTCACGAACAAACAGCAAATTTAGCAAGTGTACTTGTTACTGAATCCCTAAATGAAGACGAAAACGAAGACGATttagaacaacaacaacaacaacaacaccatcgagaagaagaatcacAAGACCATCAACATTCCTTATCTGAATCATCACTTTTAATGCCCAATTCACCACgaaataattatttttctcAAGCAGATGCATTAGAGTCAGAAATTGGTTCACCTAGTGTAAACAGTTTTGGACGAAGAAGTCATAGTGGAAGCAACCCATCAGTCAATTCCCTCCCCCaaccatcaccatcatcattatcattatcatatAAAGATAACATCCCTGAAAAACAACCAAGTAAATTGCATTCCTATTTGGTCAAGCCAATTCGATATATTCCCGGGGTATTTCTTGGTActttattgaatattttaGATGGATTATCTTATGGTATGATTATGTTTCCTATAAGTGAATCGATTTTTGCATCTTTGGCACCCGCAGGTTTATCAATGTTTTATATGTCATGTATAATTtctcaattgatttattcacTTGGTGGATCAGCATTCAAAGCTGGTATTGGATCAGAAATGATTGAAGTAACACCATTTTTCCATACCATGGCAGGAGCCATTGCtaaacaaataacaaatgaatcaaacggtaataataatattaataatgatgctATTATAGCCACTACCATTACATCATATGCCGTTTCTTCAATTGTCACCGGAttggtgttttttttattaggtaaattgaaattgggtGTTTTAGTGGGGTTTTTCCCTCGACATATTTTGGTGGGATGTATAGGTGGTGTTggatattttttaattgctACTGGTATTGAAGTTTCATCACGATTAGAAGGTGGATTATCTTATAATTATGAAacatttaaatatttattttataatCATACTACATTATTGGAATGGACAATTCCTTTATTATTAGcattgattttaataattttacaACATAAATATCATAATTCTTTATTGGTCCCACTTTATTTCATTGCTGTGTTTATAATTTTCCATTTATCAGTTGCGGTTGTACCAAGTTggaatttaaataatgcTAGAATTAATGGTTGGATTTTCCCCATGGTTGAAGATAACGAACCATGGTATAgtttttattctttataTAAATTCAATCTTGTGGATTGGGTTTGTATTGTACGTCAAATTCCAACAATGTTAGCTTTAACATTTTTCGGTATTTTACATGTCCCCATTAATGTCCCGGCTTTGGCAGTTTCAGTCGGTATGGATCAAGTTGATGTCGATCGTGAATTAGTGGCTCATGGATATTCCAATGCGATTTCTGGTCTTGTTGGTTCGATCCAAAACTATCTTGTTTATACCAATTCAGTGTTATTCATTCGTGCGGGTGCCGACGATAGAGTTGCGGGGGTTATGTTAGCTATTGCCACGGCTGCAGTTATGATGGTAGGCCCTGTGGTCATTGGATATATACCAGTTTGTGTTGTCGGTgcattgatttatttattgggttatgaattattaaagGAAGCAATTTACGATACTTGGGGCCGATtaagaaatattgaatatatcacaattataattattgttgtcaCAATGGGAGcagttgattttgttgcTGGTATTGGGGTTGGTATTTTATTAGCGTGTTTATCATTTGTGGTAGAAGCAGGTAGAACTCCAGTTGTTCAAGGAATATATTCCGGTAGTGTTGCTAGATCTACTGTTATGAGACAtccaaaacaacaagaatttttgaaaaatgttgGTGAACAAATTTGTATTGTCAAATTACAGGGGACATTATTTTTCGGTTCAATTGGTGGAGTAGAAAAAGAGATTAGAAATATGTTTGAACatgataaatttaaatctaatccaataaaatatttgataatagATATGAAGGGAGTTATTTCATTAGATTTTTCTGCGGCAGAAGGATTCCGaagaattttaaatttggctaatgatttcaaaacccaatttataatttcatcTGTAggtgaagatgatgatataattCAAGGCTTACGTGATGCTGGGatatttgataatggaGCCAATGCACCAATAGAATTATTTAGTAGTTTGAATTATGCCTTGGAATGGTGTGAAAATagttttttgaaaacttaTAGCAAACTTAAGAAAAGTGATCCAGTTAAAACCAGATCAGTACCTGGATCTTCAACATTAACTACAACACGTCAATCATTTGCATCTCCTTCATCATATGGAGCTAAAATTTTCGGTAAATATGGAGAATTTGGTACACCTAGAACTAATCAAGTTTTCCAAGCTGCTAGTAAAACCGTTTATGATGAACATAAAACTGAAAGTAAATTTGAATCTCAAAAAAATTCCCTTTTCCAAAAACaaccattatcattaattatGTTATCATTCCAAGGTTTATCCGATAAAGATGCTGAATTTTGGTCAAATATTACTCCTTATTTtgttaaagaaaaaattccagaaaattatcaattttatgATACCAAAAATGATGAACCAGCATTTTTCATAGTTGAATCAGGTTTGATTCgttcaattattaaattcgAAAGTGAGGGCCGAGAATTACATAGTAGTATTTTACCATTAGTGGCATTTGGTGATTTAGATGATGCTTCAGAATATCGACAAATCATTTATACTACTGTAAATGATACTGTTGTTTGGAAATTGACTCAAGccaaattaaaagaaatgttGGCTAAACTTGGATCTAAAGGTGAAGAGTTGTATcatgaattattagaagTTGAAGCTAAATTAATTAGAGGTAGATTTGATACTATGACAgcaaatttaataattgctggttga